From Pseudodesulfovibrio nedwellii:
ATTTTGCAATGTGCCGAGGAAGTTGTTCATCTGACCGAGCGCGGTATCGAAGTGTTTGGCCGGACCTGCAGAAGCACGTCCTTCAAGGTTGAAACCTTCAAGGAGGAGGTCGCGCAGGGACCAACCCGCGCAGTATCCCGCTAGGCCGAACGAAAGATCATGTATATGGAAATAGCCGTGTTCGTGAGCGAGTCGGATTTCCTCAGGATATTTTTCCAGTGCGTACCGTGCTTGAACCGTACCGGACAGGTGAAGCATCAGGCCCTGAAATGAATGGGTCATATTGGCGTTTTCATTAACGCGCCAGTCTGCCTGATCAAGGTATGAATCAATGACATCCTTGATGTTGAGATATGCTTCTTTTTCGCTGCGGAGTTGACGACGCTGTTCGCGATAGAGAATATATTTTTTGGCTATTTCATACTGTCGAGATTCCATAAGAATCTGCTCGACCATATTTTGGACATGTTCCTGTTCAGGGATGTCCATATGGCTGAGTCTCTGTTCAACTTTTTTGGCAAGGCGTTTGGAGAGAATCGGGTCCTTAATGCCGCTGGCACTGAGGGCTTTAAAAATGGCTTGGGCGATGCGATCAGATGACCACGTCTCCAACCGGCCGTCTCTCTTCATGATTTGGCTTGGCATGCTCTTGCTTCCTCCTGGGGGGCACAAATTTCTGAATAGTCAACTCATATCCTTGCGGCAGATAACCTCGTGCAACATCAAGGTCGGCCTCAGTCAGGCCGGGAACCTGTGTGCAACGGAAATAAAAGGAGTCGGTCGTTGTTTTAGCCATTTCAAAGATGCGCTGCATGTTGGCCTGCGCTGCGATCTCGGACACGGCGTGACCGGTCAGGGAAGGGTATTTGGCCCATGGGCCTTTGACATCCACGGCAAAGGTGTCGACGAGTTTGCTGTGCAGCAGATCCTGCACGACCTCGGGGCGCATACCGTTGGTGTCCATCTTGATAGGCAAATTATATTTTTTGAGCTCCCACAACAGTTCTCCCACACTGGCAACCGTTGTCGGCTCTCCTCCGGTGACAGTCACTCCGTCGAGCCATCCTGCGCGGTCCCTGAGGTAGGACTTGATGTGGACCGGATCGATGGCAGGGAGGGATGTCATGTCCCACGCAAGCTCAAAATTGTGGCATGTAGGGCAATGCAGGTTACATCCACCTAAAAAGATGATGCACGTGGCTCGTCCTGGCCAGTCACAGAGACTCAGATTCTCAAAGCCTCGAACGTAGTTCCAAACCCCTGCGGGTTTATTCATAGCCATTTTTACTATTCCCTTGCAGCCGACAAACCGGTCTGCGTGACATAAAATTCAGTATTTACAGACACCCTTGATCAGGGCGTGAATCCCGCTCATGCACAGGCGTATTTCAATGGGGAAAATGTCGCTGGCACGTGATGGGAAAGATATCCCAACCGAGGGATTTTGTACAGGGGGTATCTGATAAATATTTGGTTACTCTGCTGAATATGCAGAGATATGGACGATTATTGCCAATTTGTTATAGTTCACAAAAGTTTTCCACAGGTATAAAATATGACAAGGATTGAAATGTTTAACTTTTTTTTAGATTAAGTTTAGAAAAAATGTTTTTCAATTTCGATGGAATCGGTTTTCGACAGGAGGGAGAGGGGGGATGGGTGGAAGAAAATGATCCCCTCAAGATCAAAGTGAATTACCACAAGGCTTGCCGGTTGGGAAGCCCCAAAAAGGCGAATTCCACAGGGAAAAGAACATTGCATTTGTGGTTTTTTCCCGGTTCGCGACAAACTCCCAAAGCCCTAAGGTCAAGTTGTTGTCAAACGATTTCTCGCTGTTTTTTCTGTTATTTTGTGGCACGAGTTTTGATTGAGAGAAATTCTGTTTTGGTTATTCCGTTCAGAGTAAAGTTGTCTTTGCTGAAAGGTCTGGTAGGTTTCAGTGTCTGTTGAGTGCCATGTGTGTATCCATTAGCCAATGGAGTCGATAATTTTGAATTGAGGACCTGAGTAGGGTGATATCTCCGCCGATCTCTTTGACAATTTGACAATTGGTGAAATGTATCCCATGTCAAATGGAAGAACTTTACGAAGCGAGTACCATTATGATGTATTGGGTCGTTATTGTCCTGACCGTCATCACCTTGATAGTGCTCTATCTTGGATGGCGACTCATTGAGCCACTGCCGGTTGGCCGCAAGCGGAAGATCACGCTGTGGTTGGCATTGGCTACGCTTTTGTTCGGCCATCGGATAACGTGGTTTCTTCAGCGTACGGAACAATACGAGTGCCTTGCCTGTGATTCCATCGACTGGGTGGGGTTCACTTTCTTTGGATTTATTTCCATCCTTATATTCTTCATGCTTGCTCGAGATATTCCTCGGCTGATCGGAGCGGTCGTATCCGGTTTTAAGAAGGCGTTCGGCAAACGAAGCAGGCGTCCCTATTTTATTGAACCCAATATTCAGCGTCGTCGTTTTCTGCTCAATGCGTCCAACGGATTGTTTTTTGCTACAGCGCTCCCCATGACGGGGTTCGCGGTGTTTACAGCGCGAAGCAAACCCCAAGTTGTGCGAAATATACTTCCTGTAGTAGATCTTCCGTCCGGTCTTGATGGGTTTACCATCTCCCAAGTTTCAGACACACATATTGGACCAACAATTCGTGGAGATTGGGCGCGTATGGTGGTGGACGAGGTGAACAAACTCGGGGCAGACGTCATTGTGCACACTGGTGATCTGGTGGATGGATCCGTGGACGGTCTTAAGGATGACATTCTGCCCATGGCTGATTTTTCTGCGCCATACGGAGTCTGGTTTTGTACTGGTAATCATGAATATTATTCTGGTGTTAACGAGTGGCTGGCCGAAACGGAACGTCTTGGTATCAAGCCATTAGTCAACGAACATGCGCTTATCGATACAGGCAAAGGCAGAGTCCTGCTGGCCGGTGTCCCTGATCTTAATGGATATCGATTCGAGCCGAGTCATGTTTCTTCTCCAGCACAAGCCCGTAAGGATGCTCCGGCACATGACGTGTCCATCTTGTTGGCGCATCAGCCCAACTCGGTATTAGATGCAGCCAAGGCTGGGTATGACGTCCAGTTATCTGGACATACTCACGGTGGGCAGTATTTCCCGTATAATTTCATGATTCACCTCTTTCAGAAATATGTGCGCGGTTTGTATCTCCATGATGATACCGTTCTTTATGTCAATACCGGCACTGGTTATTGGGGACCACCCATGCGACTCGGAACGTGCCCGGAAATAACGCTGCATACACTGCGTAAGGCCTGATTGTTACGACATATGGTTCGTCGAGAGCCATTCTCCGACATGTGATTCTTTTTTTTCAAAAAACATATGTGCACTATTGACGACCATGAAATTGTGGTCTAATTGGATTATTGGTCCAACCAATTGAGAGGGGTTTCATGGAAGTTAAACCAGTAAACAGAAAATCAATATCCGAAGAAATCGTTCGGCAGATTAAAGAGATGATTGGTCACGGGACACTGATGCCCGGTGATCGGCTTCCTGCCGAGCGGAAACTGGCGGAGGAATTCGGTGTGTCCCGGACTACTGTTCGGGAAGGGATCAAGATTCTGGCCGAGTCCGGTGTGCTGGAAAGTCGTCAAGGGGCCGGGACATTCGTCAGTGAAAGCCGTGATGACGATGGTTCTTTGTTCGACGCTGTACTTTCAGGTCAGCATGATTTGCGGGATGTGTTTGAGGTACGCAAGATGCTGGAGCCGGAGATCGCTGCCTTGGCTGCTGTCAATGGTTCACCGGATCAATTGACGCGCCTGGAAGACTCGTTGGCCGATCAGGAAAAGGCCGTTCGTCGTGGGGCGTCCGGTGCGGGATATGATCATAAATTTCATCAACTGTTGGCCGAGGCTTCGGGGAATCCCGTGCTCAAGGAAATGGTTATGGTCCTGCATGAAGGGTTTGCCAAAAGCCGGGCTGAGGAAGTGCAGTCTCCTGAACGTCAACAGGCGTCGATCAGGGCGCACCGGGCCATTGTCGAGGCGGTCAAGAACGGGCACGCTATGCAGGCTGAACGGGCTATGCGAGAACATCTTGCTTCTACGGAAAGTATTGTATTTTCCATCAATATATCAAGGAGATAAAATGAAAGAGATCAATGATAAAGCACGCGAGCTGATGAAAGGCTACTGTCGTGTATGTAAGGTCTGTGACGGCAAGGCGTGTGTCGGTGAAGTACCCGGAATGGGCGGTCTCGGGACTGGGGCATCGTTTAAAAGTAATTATGAAGCTCTGGCTGAAATTCGGTTGAACATGCGTCTTTTGCATGATGTGACTGAGCCTGACATTACCACATCGGTGTTGGGCTACGATCTTTCATTACCTGTTATGGCTGCGCCAATTGGTGGCGTGTCTTTTAACATGGGTGGCGGCATCAGTGAAGATGCGTATGCTGAGGCCGTGGTCAGCGGGAGTAAAAAAGCAGGCGTCGTTGGTTGTACGGGTGACGGCGTGCCGCCTTATGTGCATGAAGCCGGATTCGCCGCCATCGTCAAAAACGGTGGATACGGTATTCCGTTCATCAAGCCGTGGGAAGGCGATGAACTGGACGAGAAACTGGAGTTGGCCCGTACTACCGGATGTACCACTTTCGGTATGGATGTGGACGCCGCCGGGTTAATTACCTTGCGTCAGATGGGACGTCCCGTGTCTCCCAAGCCTGCTTCCGAGTTGAAGAAAATTATTGATAAGGTGCATAGCTGGGGTGCCAAGTTCATTTTGAAAGGAGTTATGACTCCTGGTGAAGCCGAGCTGGCTGCCGAAGTTGGTGCGGACGGCATTGTGGTCTCTAACCATGGTGGCCGTGTGCTTGACCATGCCCCTGGTACAGCCGAGGTCATTCATGAAGTGTCAGAGCCAGTTAAGGGCAAGCTCGCCGTCATAGTTGATGGTGGTATTCGGACCGGTATCGATGTCCTCAAGATGATCGCGCTCGGTGCAGACGCCGTCATGGTCGGTCGTCCTGTTGCCGTGGCTGCCATGGGTGGTCTGGAAGAGGGCGTTGAAAAGTATTTTGATACGCTTAAGGCTCAGCTTTCGGGAGCAATGATTCTGACTGGCTGCAAGGATATCAAATCCATTGATATAAACGTTTTGTTTTAGAAGTTTTTGATGGTTTGGGGCGAGGTGAACATTGCCTCGTCCCAGCCATTATTTCGTTGATTTTTCCGAGCCGTGCGGTGCGGTACCTGCAAAGGGATCGTTGATGCACATGATATAAGGACAGCATGATCACAACCTATTTATTGTATATCGTCCTCGGTGCGTTTGCCGGGGTTTTGGCAGGGTTGCTGGGTATCGGTGGCGGATTGGTTATCGTGCCCATGCTCAATATTGCTTTCGAGTTGCAAAATTTCCCGGATGTACACATCCAGCATGTGGCTCTTGGAACATCGTTGGCGACTATCATTTTTACATCACTTTCAAGTATGCGCGCTCATCACAAGCGCGGGGCAATCAATTATACCGCGTTTTGGCGACTTGTTCCCGGTATCATTGTCGGCACCTACCTTGGAGCTTGGGTTGCAGCACTATTGCCTACCGGATTCCTCAAAGCATTTTTCGGTTTTTTCCTGTACTATGTGGCAAGCCAGATGTTGTTGGGTATGAAGCCCAAGAGTGCGCGGGAGCTGCCGGGACAGGCTGGAACATTCGCTGTTGGTAACGGTATTGGTATTTTTTCAGCATTGGTCGGTATTGGTGGTGGTACATTGACGGTGCCGTTTTTGTCATGGTGTAATCAAACCATGCACACGGCTATTGCTACTGCTGCAGCGGTCGGTTTGCCTATCGCTTTGTCCGGGACGACCGGATTTATCATTAATGGTTGGAATGTTGAAGGTATTCCCGGTCCGCACTTCGGATACATTTATATTCCGGCATTCTTGGGCATCATTTCAATGAGCGTCCTGACCGCACCACTTGGCGCAAAGCTTGCCCATAGCCTGCCAGTTGACAAGCTCAAGCGGATCTTTGCCATCCTTCTTCTTATCGTGGGAACCAAGATGTTGTGGAGTGCGTTTATGTAGTTGGCGTTTCTTGAGACAATGAAAAAAGGCTGATTCAGATGAATCAGCCTTTTTTTTAGAGTCCGTAATTTCGTTGGTGGGCATCAACCACATTGTCTATCAGAACGATCTTTTCTTCGATCTTGCCGGGTTTGATCGTATATCGTGTGACGACCCAGTCGAGCTGGTCAATGTATTCCACATGTCCATATCCGTTTTCCGGCAATAGATCGCGGATAGCTTCGATGAAGTCGTCGATCATCAGGTAATGCCCTTCGTGATCAACGCGTAAAACATCTCCATCGTATTCTACCTGATCAAAAGGATTCGCATCCTTGATCTGTTCATATATTTTCGGCGTGATACGATGGAAATCGCCGTATACTCGTACGTCTTCCATGATGATTCTCTCCCAGTATTGGTGAGAAAGAACTATGTACTGAGGCCGAGACGGTCAACAAGGAAAGTACTCTTTTCTTCCAGATCGTTCCAAGACCATTGTTGATTATCCTGTCCCAGACGGATGAGTTCTTCATCCGTATACTTGGTATCGAGTTTGAGCTTGTTGCCCATGACCTGACCAATCTGTTTGGTGTCCTTGGATTTGGCCAGACTGGAGTGCTGGATATGCTTGACGGCAAGGCCCCCAACAAACAGGGCAGGCATGCCAGCCAAGCTTGAACGGATGTCTCTATCCAAATCATCGAACTGAGATGGAGTGTACCGCAGGTCAAACTCGCCAGCTTTTTCGATGGAATGTATGTTGATCATGTGACAGCAGCCTGACACTGACAAACAGGGGCGAGTGTAGGTGAACAATCCGGAATCGAGCGATCCTGCACAGTTGTCGAAAACCAAGACTCTGTGCGGCACCATTTCCGCTTTGGGGTCATTTGGTGGTACCGGGAAAAGGTTGTAGTCTGCTGATTGCAGCCCATACGGAGGCGCGGCGGCAGTGATACGACATCCGACAGCCCCGATGTTGTCTCGGTTCTGTGCTGGACCAAGTAACCGTAACAGCCAGTCTTTTGGCAGGATGATGTCGTCATCCAGAAATGCTGCCCATTTCGAGGCTTTGACTTCCGGCAGAGCCAGCAGCCAGTTGCGTGCGGCAGGTGCACCTACGTTGACGGGGAGTGTTTCCACCCGGAATCTGTCAGCACCGAATTCTTTTTGCGCCTTGAGCAGTACGTCGCCCGTGGCATCATCAGAGCCGTTGTCCAGAGCGACGATCTTGGCCTGTCCAATATCACTGTCCAGCAGGCTGCGCAGGGTGTCTGCCAGCAATTCTGCCTTATTCCACGAATACACGAGGATTGTGACGTTAGCGGTGTCTTCGATTTCGCCCATCGGTGGGGCCTTGAATATTTCATGAAGCTTGAGAGTTAGGTTCACATGCCATGGGATTGCTTTCCACAGCGCGGCCAATATGCCTTTTGCTTCACCCTTTTTGCCCATGCGCAGGAGAAGTTCTCCACCGGCATATGTGCGCCACAGTCCCCAGAGAGCGGGATCAAGCTTTTCAATAATAGGCAGAGCTTTTTCGGGCGAGAGACAATGAAATGCCCAATCCGCTTCCATGCGCTCCTTGAGCGGTTGCGTCGAATCGGTCCATTCAACCATGTCCAAAGCAGCCTTGGGAATTTCTGGTTTGCCCAAGTGAATGAGGTCCTGCCATACATGCTGGAGCCAGGAAAGTCCCTTGGTTGAGTTGCCCAGAGTAACGGTGAGAAAGCGCAGGATAAGTTTCCTGTCATCCTGTCGGGCGAGAGCGTGCCATGTGTCCATGGCTTCGACTTCGGCTTTGTATTCTGTATCATCGTCAGTTTCGCTGGGGGCTTCAGCCAGTTTCGGGAGTTTGGCAGTCAGCAGCAAAATACGTGTGAACGCCGGGCCGAGCTTAAGGCCCATGTTGAGGCTTTTGATACCCCATGTTCCCATGCCTGGGGTCAGCGGGTGGGCCTGTGTTCCCCAAAGGGCCATGCCCATGGTGATATTTTTACATTCTGGGTCACGTCTGGCGAGCTGAAAGAGACCTGGCAGGAGGCCGAGCAATGTTTCAGGCAGTCCCATGCCGAGATGCCAGCCGGAAAAGTGTTCAGTAAATGCGGGCAACAAGGCCCTGCTGGGTGGGAGTATTTGGGGAAAATCAAATCGGTTCATGATGCCTGCCAGTGAGTAGAAAAATTGAAAGAATGTCGAGTCTAGCGGCCAAGTTCGGCCAAGTCGTCCATGATGACTCGTGCTGCGCGCAATGGAGCGCCAGGTTCTCCGACCATGGTGCGGAGTTTGATCAGTTCGTGTTTGACGCGGTCGTATTCCGTTTGGTCGTCCAACCAGCGACTGACTGCGAGTGCGAGTGTGTCGGCGCACGCGTCTTTTTGCATATATTCCGGATAGATTTCGTGCCCCGCTATAAGGTTGGGCAAAGAAATATAGTCAACATTCACAAGCAGTCTGGCGACCATTTCAGATATGAAAGAAACCTTGTAGGCCACTAATACCGGAGTGCCGATGAGTGCTGTTTCCAAAGTGACCGTGCCGGATGCGGCCATGATACACTTACAGGACCGAAATGTCTTGTACCGAGTGTCAGGTTCAATAATTTCCATTGGAATGTCGTCGGGCCATTGCCTAAGGAGGCGTTTTTTTCCCATTCCTGGTGCACGTACTATGACGTAATGCAGGTTTGGATGGTCCTTTTGCAAAAGCTTGGCTGCCCCTGCGAATTCGGGCAACAGGGTGCTGACTTCTTTGTTGCGAGAACCGGGGAGTAAACCTATCAGGTTGTCATCCTCTGGAATGTTGTCGAGCTCTGCAAGCGGTAGAACATCCATGAGCGGATGGCCTACATAGTCCACATCCATGTCGTATTTTTTGTAGAACTGTTTTTCAAACGGCAGGATGCAGATCACCTTGCGTACATATTTGCGCAGGAAGTTGGCGCGGCCTGAGCGCCATGCCCAGATTTGCGGACTTATATAGTAATAAACCGGGATTCCGAGCTTGTACGCTATCTTGGCGATACGGAAATTGAATTCAGGACAGTCCACCAAAATGATGGCGCGAGGGCGCACCTTGATGATCTCCCGTTTTATTTCGCCAAGTAACTTGAGGATTCGCGGCAACCCTCCAAGAATTTCCGTGATACCCACCAGTGAGATGAGCTTCATGGAATAGCGCACATCCAACCCTTCGGCCTCCATGGCAGGTCCGCCCATGCCAGTAAAGGTGGCATCGGGCGTGACTTCCTTAAGTCGTTTGATGAGTTCCGCGCCGTGAAGATCGCCTGACGCTTCGCCGACGTTGAACCAGATAGGTCCGGTTGGATTTCCTGTTTGCATGCGTGTTTACTATCTCATGCTGCTATTCTGGGCAAGTGAAGCGTGTATAATCGGCCCGTCGGGGTTGCAATGGGGGGATTTGCCCTGTAGATAGCATTCGCAAACATGAAACTCTGAACGAGGATATATATATGTTGAAAGTAGGCGTTGTCGGGTTGGGTTGGATGGGCCGTGTCCATCTGCGCAACTATACTGAAATGGCTGATGTGGAAGTGGTTGGCGTTGTTGATGTCGATGAAAAGGCTCGCGAAGAAGTCGCTGCCCAGTTCGGCGTAAAGACCTTTGCCAGTCTCGACGAATTGTTGGAAAATGAACTGGACGCCATGTCCGTGTGCGTTCCCACCAGTTTGCATCACGAGACCGGGTTGAAGATCATGGACAAGAGTATCAACGTCATCATCGAGAAGCCGCTGGCTGTTTCCGCTTCCGAAGGTGAAGACCTCGTCGTCAAGGCCAAGGAAAAGGGCGTTGCTCTTATGGTTGGGCATGTCGAGCGTTTCAACCCGGCTGTCGAGCGCGTCAAGGAATTGATCGGTGACGATGTTATTTCCATTCAGATCGAACGTGTCGGACCATATCCGCCGCGCATTCAGGACGTGGGCGTTATCAAGGACCTCGGTTCTCATGACATCGACCTCATTCGTTTCCTGACCGGTTCCGAATTTAAGTCCGTATACGCAGTGTCTTCTACTTCCATTGGCGAGCATGAAGATTCCGCGCTTATCACTGCCGAGATGGAAAATGGCGTACTCGCCAATATTACCACCAACTGGGTGACCCCGTACAAGGGCCGTAAGATAAATATTGCCTGCGAATCCAAGTATATTCAGGCCAATTTGATCACGCAGGAAGTCAAGGAATACTCGGCTTTCTCCACCTACGACAAATCCTATTCCGTTCGTGAATGGCCGCTTATGTTCCGTGAGCCTGTCAAAGAGGAACTGACTCAGTTCCTGACCGCTTTGCGTAACGGGACCCCAGTGCCCATCACTGGTGAAGACGGTCTTGAAGTTCTCAAGACTTTCGATCGTATTTTTGATTGCGCCAGCTGCTAATACAGCGATTACAGTGAATAACAAAAAGCCCCCTATCTCATATGAGATAGGGGGCTTTTTGTTGTCCTACCGGGGGTTGTCTTCGGCGGGACTAGAG
This genomic window contains:
- a CDS encoding anaerobic ribonucleoside-triphosphate reductase activating protein, with protein sequence MNKPAGVWNYVRGFENLSLCDWPGRATCIIFLGGCNLHCPTCHNFELAWDMTSLPAIDPVHIKSYLRDRAGWLDGVTVTGGEPTTVASVGELLWELKKYNLPIKMDTNGMRPEVVQDLLHSKLVDTFAVDVKGPWAKYPSLTGHAVSEIAAQANMQRIFEMAKTTTDSFYFRCTQVPGLTEADLDVARGYLPQGYELTIQKFVPPRRKQEHAKPNHEERRPVGDVVI
- a CDS encoding metallophosphoesterase, whose translation is MEELYEASTIMMYWVVIVLTVITLIVLYLGWRLIEPLPVGRKRKITLWLALATLLFGHRITWFLQRTEQYECLACDSIDWVGFTFFGFISILIFFMLARDIPRLIGAVVSGFKKAFGKRSRRPYFIEPNIQRRRFLLNASNGLFFATALPMTGFAVFTARSKPQVVRNILPVVDLPSGLDGFTISQVSDTHIGPTIRGDWARMVVDEVNKLGADVIVHTGDLVDGSVDGLKDDILPMADFSAPYGVWFCTGNHEYYSGVNEWLAETERLGIKPLVNEHALIDTGKGRVLLAGVPDLNGYRFEPSHVSSPAQARKDAPAHDVSILLAHQPNSVLDAAKAGYDVQLSGHTHGGQYFPYNFMIHLFQKYVRGLYLHDDTVLYVNTGTGYWGPPMRLGTCPEITLHTLRKA
- a CDS encoding FadR/GntR family transcriptional regulator; the protein is MEVKPVNRKSISEEIVRQIKEMIGHGTLMPGDRLPAERKLAEEFGVSRTTVREGIKILAESGVLESRQGAGTFVSESRDDDGSLFDAVLSGQHDLRDVFEVRKMLEPEIAALAAVNGSPDQLTRLEDSLADQEKAVRRGASGAGYDHKFHQLLAEASGNPVLKEMVMVLHEGFAKSRAEEVQSPERQQASIRAHRAIVEAVKNGHAMQAERAMREHLASTESIVFSINISRR
- a CDS encoding alpha-hydroxy-acid oxidizing protein, producing the protein MKEINDKARELMKGYCRVCKVCDGKACVGEVPGMGGLGTGASFKSNYEALAEIRLNMRLLHDVTEPDITTSVLGYDLSLPVMAAPIGGVSFNMGGGISEDAYAEAVVSGSKKAGVVGCTGDGVPPYVHEAGFAAIVKNGGYGIPFIKPWEGDELDEKLELARTTGCTTFGMDVDAAGLITLRQMGRPVSPKPASELKKIIDKVHSWGAKFILKGVMTPGEAELAAEVGADGIVVSNHGGRVLDHAPGTAEVIHEVSEPVKGKLAVIVDGGIRTGIDVLKMIALGADAVMVGRPVAVAAMGGLEEGVEKYFDTLKAQLSGAMILTGCKDIKSIDINVLF
- a CDS encoding sulfite exporter TauE/SafE family protein; amino-acid sequence: MITTYLLYIVLGAFAGVLAGLLGIGGGLVIVPMLNIAFELQNFPDVHIQHVALGTSLATIIFTSLSSMRAHHKRGAINYTAFWRLVPGIIVGTYLGAWVAALLPTGFLKAFFGFFLYYVASQMLLGMKPKSARELPGQAGTFAVGNGIGIFSALVGIGGGTLTVPFLSWCNQTMHTAIATAAAVGLPIALSGTTGFIINGWNVEGIPGPHFGYIYIPAFLGIISMSVLTAPLGAKLAHSLPVDKLKRIFAILLLIVGTKMLWSAFM
- a CDS encoding glycosyltransferase family A protein — encoded protein: MNRFDFPQILPPSRALLPAFTEHFSGWHLGMGLPETLLGLLPGLFQLARRDPECKNITMGMALWGTQAHPLTPGMGTWGIKSLNMGLKLGPAFTRILLLTAKLPKLAEAPSETDDDTEYKAEVEAMDTWHALARQDDRKLILRFLTVTLGNSTKGLSWLQHVWQDLIHLGKPEIPKAALDMVEWTDSTQPLKERMEADWAFHCLSPEKALPIIEKLDPALWGLWRTYAGGELLLRMGKKGEAKGILAALWKAIPWHVNLTLKLHEIFKAPPMGEIEDTANVTILVYSWNKAELLADTLRSLLDSDIGQAKIVALDNGSDDATGDVLLKAQKEFGADRFRVETLPVNVGAPAARNWLLALPEVKASKWAAFLDDDIILPKDWLLRLLGPAQNRDNIGAVGCRITAAAPPYGLQSADYNLFPVPPNDPKAEMVPHRVLVFDNCAGSLDSGLFTYTRPCLSVSGCCHMINIHSIEKAGEFDLRYTPSQFDDLDRDIRSSLAGMPALFVGGLAVKHIQHSSLAKSKDTKQIGQVMGNKLKLDTKYTDEELIRLGQDNQQWSWNDLEEKSTFLVDRLGLST
- the lpxB gene encoding lipid-A-disaccharide synthase; protein product: MQTGNPTGPIWFNVGEASGDLHGAELIKRLKEVTPDATFTGMGGPAMEAEGLDVRYSMKLISLVGITEILGGLPRILKLLGEIKREIIKVRPRAIILVDCPEFNFRIAKIAYKLGIPVYYYISPQIWAWRSGRANFLRKYVRKVICILPFEKQFYKKYDMDVDYVGHPLMDVLPLAELDNIPEDDNLIGLLPGSRNKEVSTLLPEFAGAAKLLQKDHPNLHYVIVRAPGMGKKRLLRQWPDDIPMEIIEPDTRYKTFRSCKCIMAASGTVTLETALIGTPVLVAYKVSFISEMVARLLVNVDYISLPNLIAGHEIYPEYMQKDACADTLALAVSRWLDDQTEYDRVKHELIKLRTMVGEPGAPLRAARVIMDDLAELGR
- a CDS encoding Gfo/Idh/MocA family protein; amino-acid sequence: MLKVGVVGLGWMGRVHLRNYTEMADVEVVGVVDVDEKAREEVAAQFGVKTFASLDELLENELDAMSVCVPTSLHHETGLKIMDKSINVIIEKPLAVSASEGEDLVVKAKEKGVALMVGHVERFNPAVERVKELIGDDVISIQIERVGPYPPRIQDVGVIKDLGSHDIDLIRFLTGSEFKSVYAVSSTSIGEHEDSALITAEMENGVLANITTNWVTPYKGRKINIACESKYIQANLITQEVKEYSAFSTYDKSYSVREWPLMFREPVKEELTQFLTALRNGTPVPITGEDGLEVLKTFDRIFDCASC